In Paenibacillus phoenicis, one genomic interval encodes:
- a CDS encoding ribonucleotide-diphosphate reductase subunit beta, translated as MQLQTIFNTEAPNKSTRIIGGECSGILNWNDIRMPHMYKLYKVLLLNHWIADEIPMAKDAQQFALLDPEEQRTFKINISLLAVLDSMQTMFVGDVKRYFTDSSLEAISAIIGQQEVVHNQSYSYVLSSIVSEQEQKEIFEYWKHDPVLLDRNKFIANIYQNFRDEPTPQSFFEALVADLILEGIFFYSTFAFFYNLARDQKMMGTSQMISYIQRDENQHCYFFAEVFKQLLIDYPELNTKENIDYAYRTIDRAVELETNWAHYTLKNVPGIDLNELSDYIKYIANKRLTLMGLEKAYAGVDINCMPWIKPFSDEALNATKTDFFEAKSRNYGKVGDDNGFDDL; from the coding sequence ATGCAACTTCAAACGATTTTTAATACCGAAGCCCCCAACAAATCAACGCGCATCATCGGCGGCGAATGCTCGGGCATCCTGAACTGGAACGACATTCGCATGCCTCATATGTACAAGCTGTACAAGGTGCTGCTGCTCAACCACTGGATCGCCGACGAAATCCCGATGGCCAAAGATGCGCAGCAATTCGCCCTGCTCGATCCGGAAGAGCAGCGCACCTTCAAGATCAACATCTCGCTCTTGGCCGTGCTCGACTCGATGCAGACGATGTTTGTGGGCGATGTAAAGCGCTACTTCACCGACTCATCGCTGGAGGCGATCTCGGCGATCATCGGGCAACAGGAAGTGGTCCATAACCAATCCTACTCCTACGTGCTGTCCTCGATCGTGTCGGAGCAGGAGCAGAAAGAAATTTTCGAGTACTGGAAGCATGATCCGGTGCTGCTGGACCGCAACAAATTTATCGCCAACATCTATCAGAACTTCCGTGATGAACCGACGCCGCAATCGTTTTTTGAAGCGCTGGTGGCGGATCTTATTCTTGAGGGCATCTTCTTTTATAGTACGTTTGCGTTCTTCTACAACCTCGCACGCGATCAGAAAATGATGGGCACCAGCCAAATGATCTCGTACATCCAACGGGATGAGAACCAGCACTGCTACTTCTTCGCCGAAGTGTTCAAGCAACTGCTGATCGATTATCCGGAATTAAACACGAAGGAAAATATCGATTACGCATACCGCACGATCGACCGGGCGGTAGAACTGGAGACGAACTGGGCGCACTATACGTTAAAAAATGTCCCCGGCATCGACTTAAACGAATTGTCCGATTACATTAAATACATCGCCAACAAACGGTTGACGTTAATGGGGCTGGAGAAAGCGTACGCGGGCGTGGATATCAACTGCATGCCGTGGATCAAGCCGTTCTCCGACGAAGCGTTGAACGCAACGAAAACGGACTTTTTCGAGGCCAAATCCCGCAACTACGGCAAGGTCGGCGACGACAACGGGTTCGATGACCTGTAA
- a CDS encoding ribonucleoside-diphosphate reductase subunit alpha, with protein MPTLVTKPNNRQLAFDSARLGVYADRILQGLHNVDKERLLRGVNAKLRRDVVTGEEISNAFTMSALELVSKDEPDWKYAAARSLLTSLYKKAAVNRRYKAYPEEPYGSFYHLITELCQLGIYREELLECYTKEQIEELGRTIDPSCDLLFDYIGLLTLTERYLATDFDGRTMELPQERYMVIAMYLMHKEPEEKRLELVKEAYWAMSNLYMTAATPTMSNAGKKVAGQLSSCFIDTVDDSLEGIFDSNTDVARLSKMGGGIGVYLGKVRARGSDIRGHKNTSSGVIPWIRQLNNTAVSVDQLGTRKGAIAVYLDVFHKDILAFLDLKLNNGDERMRAHDVFHGVCLPDLFMEAVEARGEWHLFCPHEVKKTMGWKDENGRPLGLEDFYDEELGKGSFREKYAEAVAHPTLSRITMPAIDIMKRIMKSQLETGTPYMFYRDTVNRANPNRAHGMIYSSNLCTEIMQNQSPTVVEQEELVTKDGQTRIVVSKIPGDFVVCNLNSIHLARAVPAGVLERLVPIQTRMLDNVIDINNIEVLQAQYTNSQYRAIGLGTFGLHHLLALEGIRWESQEAVEYNDALYEKINYLLIKSSMELAKEKGKYPKFAGSDWETGQYFESRGYVDGTREGKYVTTEQWRELQKEVRENGVRNAWMFAIAPNGSTSIIAGSTASIDPLYELLSYEEKTTYKIANPAPDLSEKTIWYYKTAFLIDQHWSIEMAGARQRHVDQGQSFNLYVRPDIRATDFLDLHLHAWKAGLKSTYYVRSRALTIEECESCAS; from the coding sequence ATGCCTACTCTAGTGACAAAACCAAATAACCGACAGCTTGCGTTTGACAGCGCACGCCTTGGCGTCTATGCTGACCGAATTTTGCAAGGATTACATAACGTCGATAAAGAGCGCCTGCTGCGCGGCGTCAATGCAAAGCTGCGCCGGGATGTGGTGACCGGTGAAGAAATTAGCAACGCGTTTACGATGTCCGCACTGGAGCTCGTCAGCAAAGATGAGCCCGATTGGAAATATGCAGCGGCCCGCTCCCTGCTCACTTCCCTGTACAAAAAAGCGGCCGTCAATCGTCGCTACAAAGCCTACCCGGAAGAGCCTTACGGCTCGTTCTATCACCTGATCACCGAGCTCTGCCAGCTGGGCATTTACCGCGAGGAGCTGCTGGAGTGCTATACGAAGGAGCAGATTGAAGAGCTGGGCCGCACGATTGACCCGTCCTGCGACCTGCTGTTCGACTACATCGGCCTGCTCACGCTGACGGAGCGTTACCTGGCCACCGACTTCGACGGACGGACGATGGAGCTGCCGCAGGAGCGCTACATGGTCATCGCCATGTACCTGATGCATAAGGAGCCGGAAGAGAAGCGTCTGGAGCTGGTGAAGGAAGCGTATTGGGCGATGAGCAACCTTTATATGACTGCGGCGACGCCAACGATGTCCAATGCCGGTAAAAAAGTAGCCGGCCAGCTCTCCAGCTGCTTCATCGATACTGTCGACGATTCCCTTGAGGGTATCTTCGACTCCAATACGGATGTAGCCCGCTTGAGCAAAATGGGCGGCGGCATCGGCGTTTACCTCGGTAAGGTCCGCGCGCGCGGCTCGGACATCCGCGGCCACAAGAACACCAGCTCCGGCGTTATTCCCTGGATTCGCCAGCTGAACAACACCGCCGTCAGCGTCGACCAGCTCGGAACGCGTAAAGGTGCGATCGCGGTTTATTTGGACGTTTTTCACAAAGATATTCTTGCCTTCCTCGATCTGAAGCTGAACAACGGCGACGAGCGGATGCGCGCGCATGACGTCTTCCACGGCGTGTGCCTGCCTGACCTGTTCATGGAGGCGGTGGAGGCCCGCGGGGAATGGCATCTGTTCTGCCCGCACGAAGTGAAGAAAACGATGGGCTGGAAGGATGAGAACGGCCGCCCATTGGGGCTGGAGGATTTCTATGATGAGGAGCTTGGGAAAGGCAGCTTTCGTGAAAAATACGCCGAAGCCGTTGCCCACCCTACCCTGTCGCGCATCACGATGCCGGCGATCGATATCATGAAGCGAATCATGAAATCGCAGCTGGAGACCGGCACGCCCTACATGTTCTATCGCGATACGGTAAACCGGGCGAACCCGAACCGGGCGCATGGGATGATTTACTCGTCCAACCTGTGTACGGAGATTATGCAAAATCAATCGCCGACCGTCGTCGAGCAAGAGGAACTGGTGACGAAGGACGGACAAACCCGGATCGTCGTGTCCAAAATCCCTGGCGATTTCGTCGTCTGCAACCTGAACTCGATCCATCTGGCCCGCGCGGTGCCGGCCGGCGTGCTGGAGCGGCTGGTGCCGATTCAGACGCGGATGCTCGATAACGTGATCGATATCAACAATATCGAAGTGCTGCAAGCGCAGTATACGAACAGCCAATATCGGGCGATCGGACTTGGCACATTTGGCCTGCACCATCTGCTGGCGCTCGAAGGCATCCGTTGGGAATCCCAGGAGGCGGTTGAATACAACGACGCGCTTTATGAAAAGATCAACTACCTGCTGATCAAATCCAGCATGGAGCTCGCCAAGGAAAAAGGCAAATATCCGAAGTTTGCCGGCTCTGACTGGGAAACGGGGCAGTACTTCGAGTCCCGCGGTTACGTTGACGGCACGCGCGAAGGCAAATACGTGACGACCGAGCAATGGCGTGAGCTGCAGAAGGAAGTGCGCGAGAACGGCGTTCGCAACGCCTGGATGTTCGCGATCGCCCCCAACGGATCAACCTCGATCATCGCCGGCTCGACCGCCAGCATCGATCCGTTGTACGAGCTGCTTTCGTATGAGGAGAAGACGACGTACAAAATCGCCAACCCGGCACCGGACCTGTCCGAAAAAACGATCTGGTACTACAAGACCGCGTTCCTGATCGACCAGCATTGGTCGATCGAAATGGCTGGCGCGCGCCAGCGCCACGTCGACCAAGGCCAAAGCTTCAACCTGTACGTGCGGCCGGACATCCGGGCTACTGACTTCCTTGACCTGCATCTGCATGCTTGGAAGGCCGGGTTGAAGTCGACGTATTATGTGCGGAGCCGGGCGTTGACGATTGAGGAGTGCGAAAGTTGTGCCTCCTGA
- the nrdG gene encoding anaerobic ribonucleoside-triphosphate reductase activating protein, with translation MNICGYYPESINEGPGLRAAIFISGCRHYCKGCFSPKTWSFDYGEPLTLEREAEIIYDIKHNPLLSGLTILGGDPFFSAAEVCGFIDRLVAETGPISIWIYTGYTLEELIERPGSPEYELLRRCEVLVDGRFVEELRDPSLLYRGSSNQRLIDIQQSLRQGQAVLWEPLFSF, from the coding sequence ATGAACATTTGCGGGTACTACCCGGAATCCATTAATGAAGGGCCCGGCTTGAGAGCAGCGATCTTCATCAGCGGATGCCGCCATTATTGCAAAGGCTGCTTCAGCCCAAAAACCTGGAGCTTCGATTACGGGGAACCGCTCACTTTGGAGCGGGAAGCAGAAATTATTTATGACATTAAACATAATCCGTTGCTCAGCGGACTCACGATCCTTGGCGGTGATCCTTTTTTCTCCGCTGCTGAGGTCTGCGGTTTTATCGACCGGCTTGTGGCGGAAACCGGGCCAATATCCATCTGGATTTACACCGGTTATACGTTGGAAGAATTAATCGAACGCCCCGGCTCCCCCGAATATGAACTGTTGCGGCGTTGCGAGGTGCTGGTCGACGGAAGGTTCGTTGAGGAGCTTCGCGATCCTTCCCTGCTCTATCGCGGCAGCTCCAATCAACGGCTGATCGATATTCAACAAAGCCTGCGGCAGGGACAAGCCGTGTTATGGGAGCCCCTGTTCTCTTTTTAG
- a CDS encoding anaerobic ribonucleoside triphosphate reductase: MGEEIVQSRNLEVLRENANLNGESFSGKMSKFGSEYSKWYASHFVLPTRLVQAIQDNIVYVHDLDQYALGTTNCIFIPFDKLLRKGFNTGNGSVRPPTSIMTAMALVAIIFQSQQNSQFGGVSANKLDFDLAPYVAKSFAKYFRKGLDYFEEGDANADLGDITMSRSDLRDQYPKAFNYALKETKSETFQAAESLIHNLNTMSSRAGGQIPFTSINYGTCTSPEGQLVIDSLLTATMRGLGHGETPIFPIQIFKCKQGVNQNPGEPNYSLFLKAAECSAKRLYPNFANLDAPLNLMYYDPTDPDTEFATMGCRTRVLADRFGRNRLSGKGNLSFNTLNLVKLGLKYGIALGHRKEPDERGFYRELTHYMNIALEGLLHRFSIQASQKAKASDFMMREGVWEGGEQLAPDDQVGELLKHGSLSIGFIGLAECMKAMYGKHHGEDEAVYQKAYDLIAYMRDYCDGQSEIHNLNITLFATPAEGLSGKFTKRDRAVYGPLPGILDREYYTNSFHIPVYYNISAARKIELEAKFHGLCNAGAISYIELNGNARNNPEAFVKIVQYALQQQVSYFSINHPIDRCSACGFEGIIGASCPSCGSHESEVHIRRLRRVTGYLTGDYQTRFNPAKQAEVRDRVKHDA; the protein is encoded by the coding sequence ATGGGCGAGGAAATCGTCCAGAGCCGCAATCTTGAGGTGCTGCGCGAGAACGCCAATTTAAATGGAGAGAGCTTCTCCGGCAAGATGAGCAAATTCGGCAGCGAGTATTCCAAATGGTATGCAAGCCATTTCGTACTGCCAACTCGCTTGGTACAGGCCATTCAGGATAACATCGTTTATGTTCACGACTTGGATCAGTACGCCCTCGGCACAACGAACTGTATTTTTATCCCGTTTGACAAACTGCTGCGCAAAGGCTTCAACACCGGCAACGGCAGCGTACGTCCGCCAACTTCCATCATGACGGCGATGGCGCTGGTGGCGATCATTTTCCAATCCCAGCAAAACTCCCAATTCGGCGGTGTGTCCGCGAACAAGCTGGACTTCGATCTCGCCCCGTACGTAGCCAAATCGTTCGCCAAGTACTTCCGCAAAGGGCTGGATTATTTTGAAGAAGGCGATGCGAACGCTGATTTGGGCGACATCACGATGAGCCGCAGTGACCTGCGGGATCAGTATCCCAAGGCTTTTAACTATGCGCTCAAGGAAACCAAAAGCGAGACGTTCCAGGCGGCCGAAAGCCTGATTCATAATCTGAATACGATGTCGAGCCGGGCCGGCGGGCAAATCCCGTTCACCAGCATCAATTACGGCACATGTACCTCACCGGAAGGACAACTGGTCATCGACTCCCTGCTCACGGCCACGATGCGCGGGCTGGGCCATGGGGAAACGCCGATTTTCCCGATTCAGATTTTTAAATGTAAACAAGGCGTCAACCAGAATCCGGGGGAACCTAACTACTCCCTATTTCTGAAAGCGGCGGAATGCTCGGCCAAACGGCTTTATCCGAATTTCGCCAACCTGGACGCCCCACTCAACCTGATGTATTACGACCCCACGGATCCGGATACGGAATTCGCTACCATGGGCTGCCGCACCCGGGTGCTGGCTGACCGGTTCGGCCGCAATCGTCTGTCTGGCAAAGGCAACCTTTCCTTTAATACGCTGAACCTGGTCAAGCTAGGCTTGAAGTACGGCATCGCGTTGGGACACCGCAAAGAGCCCGACGAACGCGGCTTCTACCGCGAGCTGACTCACTATATGAATATCGCCCTGGAGGGATTGCTGCATCGCTTCTCGATTCAGGCCTCCCAAAAAGCGAAGGCTTCCGATTTCATGATGCGGGAAGGCGTCTGGGAAGGCGGTGAGCAGCTGGCGCCGGATGATCAGGTCGGCGAATTGCTGAAGCACGGCAGCTTGTCCATCGGGTTCATCGGGCTGGCCGAATGCATGAAGGCGATGTACGGGAAGCATCACGGCGAAGATGAAGCCGTGTATCAGAAAGCTTACGACCTGATCGCTTACATGCGCGACTATTGTGACGGCCAAAGCGAAATTCACAATCTCAATATCACGTTGTTTGCGACCCCGGCGGAGGGGCTGTCCGGCAAGTTCACCAAACGCGACCGTGCGGTCTACGGCCCGCTGCCCGGGATTTTGGACCGCGAGTATTACACGAATTCGTTCCATATCCCGGTCTACTACAACATCAGTGCGGCACGAAAAATTGAGCTGGAAGCCAAATTCCACGGGCTGTGCAACGCCGGAGCCATCTCTTATATCGAGCTTAACGGCAATGCCCGCAACAATCCGGAAGCATTCGTCAAAATCGTGCAATACGCCCTGCAGCAGCAGGTCAGCTATTTTAGCATCAACCATCCGATCGACCGCTGCTCGGCCTGCGGCTTTGAAGGGATCATTGGGGCAAGCTGCCCCTCCTGCGGCAGCCATGAGAGCGAAGTGCATATTCGCCGTTTGCGCCGGGTGACCGGTTATCTGACCGGCGACTACCAGACACGGTTCAACCCCGCTAAACAAGCGGAGGTTCGCGACCGGGTGAAACACGACGCATGA
- a CDS encoding MTH1187 family thiamine-binding protein: MAIAEVTVIPIGTGSTSLSAYVAELHRVLEKQKGITFTLTSMSTIIEGSLDDVFTAIRAIHEAPFQSGAGRVSTSIKIDDRRDKASSSEQKLRSVREKL, translated from the coding sequence ATGGCTATCGCCGAAGTTACCGTTATTCCGATCGGGACGGGGAGCACCAGCCTCAGCGCTTATGTGGCCGAGTTGCATCGGGTGTTGGAGAAGCAGAAGGGCATTACCTTTACCCTCACCTCCATGAGCACGATTATTGAAGGATCGTTAGATGATGTGTTTACTGCGATTCGCGCGATTCACGAAGCGCCGTTCCAATCCGGTGCCGGCCGCGTATCAACCTCGATCAAGATCGATGATCGCCGCGACAAAGCCAGCTCCTCCGAACAGAAGCTGCGCTCTGTGCGCGAGAAACTATAA
- a CDS encoding cupin domain-containing protein, whose amino-acid sequence MSYVPGPYPGLSYAAPYDPYIYPQPYFVYGYPQAFQPARYPDYIEPSPIYPEYAPSPSQDDAWNRQPLQDYGQKPFVINISDAAEHNRNFRTALWTGKHFQVTLMSIPVGEDIGLEIHPNTDQFVRVEEGRGVAQMGDRADHLTFVRNIHEDDAVFIPAGTWHNIINTGNEPLKVYVIYAPPHHPFGTVHRTKRDAMEQE is encoded by the coding sequence ATGAGTTATGTTCCCGGACCGTACCCCGGCTTGTCGTACGCCGCTCCGTATGATCCTTACATCTATCCTCAACCTTACTTCGTTTACGGATATCCGCAGGCATTTCAACCCGCACGCTATCCCGACTATATCGAGCCCAGCCCGATCTATCCTGAATACGCACCGTCTCCTTCGCAAGACGACGCTTGGAACCGGCAGCCGCTTCAAGATTACGGGCAAAAGCCGTTTGTGATTAATATTAGCGATGCCGCCGAGCATAACCGGAACTTCCGGACCGCTCTCTGGACGGGCAAGCATTTCCAGGTCACTTTGATGAGCATTCCGGTCGGTGAGGATATCGGCTTGGAGATCCATCCGAACACGGACCAATTTGTACGCGTGGAAGAGGGTCGAGGCGTTGCGCAAATGGGCGATCGTGCGGACCACCTCACCTTCGTACGAAACATCCATGAAGACGACGCGGTCTTCATCCCCGCCGGCACGTGGCACAACATCATCAACACCGGCAACGAGCCGCTTAAAGTGTATGTCATTTATGCCCCGCCGCACCATCCGTTTGGCACGGTGCATCGGACAAAAAGGGATGCGATGGAGCAAGAGTAA
- a CDS encoding NusG domain II-containing protein, with amino-acid sequence MKRGDILLIGTIVVIALVFLVPRWFGDSSENNHKNENRVARITVDGKLFKTVQLTGEEQKVDIITEYGHNILKVHDYGIEMIDADCPDKVCLTFGFIDRNGGTIVCLPHKLMVEVVASEGGDEVDAIL; translated from the coding sequence ATGAAACGCGGAGATATCCTGTTGATCGGAACCATCGTCGTGATCGCTTTGGTCTTCTTGGTTCCGAGATGGTTTGGCGATTCAAGTGAAAACAATCACAAAAACGAGAATCGAGTAGCGAGAATCACAGTGGACGGGAAGCTGTTTAAGACGGTGCAGTTGACCGGAGAAGAACAGAAGGTAGACATTATAACGGAGTATGGCCACAACATTTTGAAGGTGCATGACTACGGGATTGAGATGATCGACGCCGACTGTCCGGACAAAGTGTGCCTGACCTTCGGATTTATTGACCGTAACGGTGGGACGATCGTATGCCTGCCACATAAGTTGATGGTTGAAGTGGTAGCTTCAGAAGGGGGAGACGAGGTTGATGCAATCCTTTAA
- a CDS encoding Gx transporter family protein, translating to MQSFNESSSLLLKRTVIVAIFAAVAVVLSLVESLIPVNMSVPGAKLGLANIMVLTCLYFLRARDAFMMVLLKTLLTAFIFGTFSSFLFSIMGALFSFAAMWFLLLVGRKRLSVIGISIVGGIAHNIGQLTAAALYFNTTKIFYYLPMLLIMGVLTGIAVGIAVRYLIPSLSKLSLFEGFLAETA from the coding sequence ATGCAATCCTTTAATGAATCATCCAGCCTGCTGCTAAAAAGAACGGTGATCGTAGCTATTTTCGCGGCGGTGGCGGTCGTTCTCAGCTTGGTGGAGTCCCTCATTCCCGTGAACATGAGCGTACCTGGGGCGAAGCTCGGACTGGCTAATATTATGGTGCTGACCTGCCTTTATTTTCTGCGAGCCCGGGACGCCTTCATGATGGTGCTGTTAAAGACGCTGCTCACGGCGTTTATTTTCGGGACCTTTTCCAGCTTCCTGTTCAGTATTATGGGGGCGTTGTTCAGCTTTGCGGCGATGTGGTTCCTGCTGCTGGTTGGGCGCAAACGGCTAAGCGTCATCGGGATTAGCATCGTTGGGGGGATTGCCCACAATATCGGGCAATTGACGGCCGCTGCTTTGTATTTTAATACGACGAAAATTTTCTATTATTTGCCGATGCTGCTCATCATGGGGGTTCTGACCGGGATCGCCGTTGGAATTGCCGTGAGATATTTGATTCCGTCGCTGTCGAAGCTGTCTTTATTTGAAGGCTTTTTAGCGGAAACGGCTTAA
- a CDS encoding ATP-binding cassette domain-containing protein, whose protein sequence is MGETGFAYELREVSFAYHPAHPVLQDVTLSIPSGSWVSLVGPNGCGKSTLAKLLGGLLGANSGAIYVEGTKLDRNTVTSLRPRIGMVFQNPDNQFIGATVEEDIAFGLEGHNLPREVMVKRVREYADKLHIGHLLSKHPAELSGGQKQRVAVASILAMEPGIVIFDEASSMLDEKARGELLAILRDMKQSGRYTMVSITHDADEIMASDRAIVLGGGTVAADLEPGELFRDEALLAECRLIAPYRIRLQQELRRRGVTLPAGFELNGEEEAQL, encoded by the coding sequence ATGGGAGAAACCGGATTCGCTTATGAGCTGAGGGAGGTTTCCTTCGCATACCACCCGGCGCATCCTGTGCTTCAAGATGTTACGCTTAGCATCCCTTCGGGCAGCTGGGTGTCGTTGGTGGGGCCGAACGGCTGTGGCAAATCCACGCTGGCAAAGCTGCTGGGCGGTTTATTGGGCGCTAACAGCGGAGCGATATATGTGGAAGGAACGAAGTTGGATCGGAATACGGTGACTTCGTTGCGTCCACGCATCGGAATGGTGTTTCAAAATCCGGACAATCAATTTATCGGCGCCACGGTTGAAGAGGATATCGCCTTTGGCTTGGAGGGGCATAATCTGCCGCGGGAGGTCATGGTGAAGCGCGTGCGGGAATATGCGGATAAACTGCACATCGGCCATCTGCTGTCCAAGCATCCCGCGGAGTTGTCGGGAGGACAAAAACAGCGGGTGGCCGTCGCTTCCATCTTGGCGATGGAGCCGGGCATCGTGATCTTTGACGAGGCTTCCTCGATGCTGGACGAGAAAGCCCGCGGCGAGCTGCTTGCCATCCTGCGGGACATGAAGCAGAGCGGCCGTTACACGATGGTCTCGATTACGCATGATGCCGATGAGATTATGGCCTCCGACCGGGCGATCGTACTGGGAGGCGGAACGGTAGCCGCCGACCTGGAGCCGGGCGAGCTGTTTCGGGATGAAGCCCTGCTGGCGGAATGCCGGTTAATCGCCCCCTATCGGATTCGGCTTCAACAGGAGCTGAGGCGGCGGGGCGTGACGCTTCCTGCGGGCTTTGAATTGAACGGCGAAGAGGAGGCGCAACTTTGA